One window from the genome of Verrucomicrobiia bacterium encodes:
- a CDS encoding gluconate:H+ symporter, which yields MSPETRLLLVTLAGVLGLVGLVAGLRLHAFLALAVASLGVGLAAGLPPLEVARAFQDGVGATLGLIVVVVGLGTMLGRMLAESGGATVLAETLVRRMGPRRLPWAVLFASFLVAFPVFFAVGLVLLAPVVVGLARTTGTPMIRLALPLLAGLAVCHTLVPPHPGPVVAVGLLQADMGLTILWATVIGLPTAALCGPFLTRFLERGIPPAPAGLGARLQPTSTPARPPSPSIATLTILLPVGLMLLASGADLLLPAAHPARPWTAFAGAPLVAMLAAVLLSLHTFGTRCGFSRDQSLKFTEDCVGPAASIFLVVGAGGGFSRVLDVAGVDDALAGWGAQLALSPLLLAYVVAASLRVAVGSATVAITMASAIVAPVAAVHPDVRPELLVVALGAGTLTLSHFNDGGFWFVKEYFGLTVGQTFRTWTVMVTAASLVALALVLLADRILRTLA from the coding sequence ATGAGCCCCGAGACCCGCCTCCTGCTCGTGACCCTCGCCGGGGTGCTGGGACTGGTGGGCCTCGTCGCCGGTCTTCGCCTTCACGCCTTCCTCGCCCTCGCCGTGGCTTCCCTCGGCGTCGGTCTCGCCGCCGGCCTCCCTCCCCTCGAGGTGGCCAGAGCCTTCCAGGACGGTGTCGGCGCCACCCTCGGACTCATCGTCGTGGTGGTCGGACTCGGCACCATGCTCGGACGAATGCTCGCCGAGTCCGGCGGCGCCACGGTCCTTGCCGAAACCCTCGTGCGCCGCATGGGACCCCGACGGCTTCCCTGGGCCGTTCTGTTCGCCTCGTTCCTCGTCGCCTTCCCGGTCTTCTTTGCCGTGGGCCTCGTCCTCCTCGCCCCGGTTGTCGTCGGACTCGCCCGCACCACCGGCACACCCATGATCCGGCTGGCGCTGCCCCTCCTCGCCGGGCTGGCCGTCTGCCATACCCTCGTCCCGCCACACCCGGGCCCGGTCGTGGCCGTCGGCCTGCTCCAGGCCGACATGGGCCTCACCATCCTCTGGGCCACGGTCATCGGCCTGCCCACCGCCGCCCTCTGCGGACCGTTCCTCACCCGCTTCCTCGAACGCGGGATCCCCCCCGCCCCCGCCGGCCTCGGCGCCCGTCTCCAACCCACGTCCACCCCCGCCCGCCCTCCCTCCCCTTCGATCGCAACCCTCACCATCCTCCTTCCGGTCGGACTCATGCTCCTCGCCAGTGGCGCCGATCTCCTCCTCCCCGCCGCTCACCCCGCACGACCCTGGACCGCCTTCGCCGGCGCCCCCCTCGTCGCCATGCTCGCCGCCGTCCTACTCTCCCTCCACACCTTCGGCACCCGCTGCGGCTTCTCACGCGACCAGTCCCTGAAGTTCACCGAGGACTGCGTCGGTCCCGCAGCTTCCATCTTCCTCGTGGTCGGTGCAGGCGGCGGTTTCAGCCGGGTGCTCGATGTGGCCGGCGTGGACGATGCCCTGGCCGGCTGGGGCGCCCAACTCGCCCTCTCCCCCCTCCTCCTGGCCTACGTCGTCGCAGCCTCCCTCCGCGTCGCCGTCGGATCGGCCACCGTCGCCATCACCATGGCCTCCGCCATCGTCGCCCCCGTGGCCGCCGTCCATCCCGACGTCCGCCCGGAACTCCTCGTCGTCGCCCTCGGAGCCGGAACCCTCACCCTGTCCCACTTCAACGACGGCGGCTTCTGGTTCGTGAAGGAGTACTTCGGCCTCACCGTTGGCCAGACATTCCGCACCTGGACCGTCATGGTCACCGCCGCCTCGCTGGTCGCCCTCGCCCTCGTCCTCCTCGCCGACCGAATCCTCCGCACCCTCGCCTGA
- a CDS encoding membrane dipeptidase, which translates to MLLFDAHLDLAMNALEWNRDLTRPLAEIRAREAHLRDRPDRGHGTVCFPELRRGGVRLVVATQIARVEHHAYSPVPGWASPAQAWAMTQAQRAWYQTQEDSGELLCITSRDSLDTFLARLDNPAPVPSDDAPHGSNPPATPGSDTPSSNAAPAPIGFILSLEGADSLIDLHHLERAWNYGLRVVGPAHYGPGRYANGTGTTEGFPPGGRELLREMDRLGCILDVTHLSDACFRQALDLFQGPVWASHHNCRALVPHQRQLDDAMIRELVRRDAVIGIALDAWMLVPGWERSKSTPQTAGLTLQHALDHLDHICQIAGNARHVGIGSDLDGAFGTEQTPQEVGSVADLPRLLDGLAARGYTPDDIQGVAHANFIRFLRNAWPTPAAPAQER; encoded by the coding sequence ATGCTCCTCTTCGACGCCCACCTCGACCTCGCCATGAACGCCCTCGAGTGGAATCGCGATCTCACGCGGCCACTCGCCGAAATCCGCGCCCGCGAAGCCCACCTCCGCGACCGGCCCGACCGCGGCCATGGCACCGTCTGCTTCCCCGAACTTCGCCGTGGCGGCGTGCGCCTCGTCGTCGCCACCCAGATCGCCCGGGTCGAACACCACGCCTACAGCCCCGTCCCCGGCTGGGCCTCCCCCGCCCAGGCCTGGGCCATGACCCAGGCCCAACGCGCCTGGTACCAGACCCAGGAGGATTCCGGGGAATTGCTCTGTATCACCAGCCGCGACTCACTCGACACCTTCCTCGCCCGCCTCGACAACCCGGCGCCCGTCCCGTCCGACGATGCCCCTCACGGATCGAACCCGCCCGCAACACCCGGCTCCGACACCCCTTCCAGTAACGCCGCCCCCGCTCCCATCGGTTTCATCCTCTCCCTCGAAGGAGCCGATTCCCTCATCGACCTCCATCACCTCGAACGAGCCTGGAACTACGGCCTCCGCGTGGTCGGCCCCGCCCATTACGGCCCCGGCCGCTACGCCAACGGCACCGGCACCACCGAAGGCTTCCCCCCGGGCGGACGCGAACTCCTCCGCGAAATGGACCGGCTCGGTTGCATCCTCGATGTCACCCACCTCTCCGATGCCTGCTTCCGGCAAGCCCTTGACCTCTTCCAGGGTCCGGTCTGGGCCAGCCACCACAACTGCCGCGCCCTCGTCCCCCACCAACGCCAGCTCGACGACGCCATGATCCGCGAACTGGTCCGCCGCGACGCCGTCATCGGCATCGCCCTCGACGCCTGGATGCTCGTTCCCGGCTGGGAACGCTCGAAGTCCACCCCTCAGACCGCCGGTCTCACCCTCCAGCACGCCCTCGACCACCTCGACCACATCTGCCAGATCGCCGGCAACGCCCGCCACGTCGGCATCGGCTCGGACCTCGATGGCGCCTTCGGCACCGAACAAACCCCCCAGGAGGTCGGGTCCGTCGCCGATCTCCCCCGCCTCCTCGACGGCCTCGCCGCCCGCGGCTACACCCCCGACGACATCCAGGGCGTCGCCCACGCCAACTTCATCCGCTTCCTCCGGAACGCCTGGCCCACCCCCGCCGCCCCAGCTCAAGAACGCTGA